One window from the genome of Anaerotruncus rubiinfantis encodes:
- a CDS encoding vitamin B12-dependent ribonucleotide reductase, with translation MKIGKNAMTVLERRYLMKDEEGKNIETVEQLFWRVARAIAEADRHFDSAADTEALAGRFYEMMTNLEFLPNSPTLMNAGRELGQLSACFVLPVGDSMEEIFEAIKQAALIHKSGGGTGFSFSRLRPSGSTVRTTGGVASGPISFMRVFNMATEAVKQGGTRRGANMGILRIDHPDILNFIDCKKDNADITNFNISVGITEEFMHAVQHNNTFKLVDPKTKQPAGELDAREVFTKIVESAWRNGEPGIIFLDRLNRDNVVPSQGEIESTNPCGEQPLLPYESCNLGSINLVNMLKKTGKGYAIDYKKLEKTARDAVHFLDNVIDVNKYPLEEIDFTTKQTRKIGLGVMGWSDMLAYMGIPYNSEEAVELAGKVMKFITETGRAESIELAKTRGPFPLFNESIFAGGPPLRNATITTIAPTGTLSIIAGCSSGVEPVFAYVFIRNVMDGTEMIEVNPVLREMLEERGLYSDELMKKIAAEGTLAHIEEIPEDIKRVFVSSHDVSPLYHVKMQAAFQKYTDNAVSKTVNFKHDATVEDVQEVYMLAYELDCKGVTIYRDGSRDSQVLNIGSVKKEGETPVETDPEGYPTNIRPRPRPEITCGLTERMKIGCGNLYVTVNYDETGICEVFTSTGKAGGCPSQSEATARLVSIALRSGISIDEILDQLRGIRCPSTIRHTGMKCTSCPDAIARVIKKTADMIAAQKPASSAILEPKKAPEQPVIVTKHSKFCPDCGSELEHEGGCVSCRSCGYSKCN, from the coding sequence ATGAAAATTGGAAAAAACGCAATGACGGTTCTGGAACGGCGTTACCTGATGAAGGACGAGGAAGGCAAAAATATCGAAACAGTGGAGCAGCTGTTTTGGCGTGTGGCGCGTGCCATCGCGGAAGCGGACAGGCATTTCGACTCCGCTGCCGATACCGAAGCATTGGCCGGGCGGTTCTACGAGATGATGACCAATCTCGAATTTTTGCCGAATTCCCCCACCCTGATGAACGCCGGCCGCGAGCTGGGACAGCTTTCCGCCTGCTTTGTGCTGCCCGTGGGCGATTCGATGGAAGAGATCTTTGAGGCGATCAAACAGGCCGCGCTGATTCATAAGTCCGGCGGCGGCACCGGCTTTTCCTTCTCCCGGCTGCGTCCGTCCGGATCGACGGTGCGCACCACCGGAGGCGTGGCCAGCGGCCCGATCAGCTTTATGCGGGTTTTCAACATGGCCACCGAAGCGGTCAAGCAGGGCGGCACCCGCCGTGGGGCAAATATGGGCATCCTGCGGATCGACCATCCGGATATTCTGAATTTCATCGACTGCAAAAAAGACAACGCTGATATCACCAATTTTAATATATCGGTGGGCATCACTGAAGAATTTATGCATGCGGTGCAGCATAACAACACCTTCAAGCTGGTCGACCCCAAAACCAAACAGCCGGCCGGTGAGCTGGATGCGCGTGAGGTTTTTACTAAGATTGTGGAAAGCGCATGGCGCAATGGCGAGCCGGGCATCATCTTCCTCGACCGCCTCAACCGCGACAATGTCGTCCCGAGCCAGGGGGAAATCGAAAGCACCAATCCCTGCGGGGAACAGCCGCTGCTGCCATACGAGAGCTGCAATCTCGGTTCGATCAACTTGGTCAATATGCTCAAAAAGACCGGAAAAGGCTATGCCATCGACTACAAAAAACTTGAAAAAACCGCAAGGGACGCGGTTCACTTTCTTGATAATGTGATCGATGTGAATAAGTATCCGCTCGAGGAAATCGACTTCACCACCAAGCAGACCCGCAAGATCGGCCTCGGCGTGATGGGCTGGTCGGATATGCTCGCCTATATGGGCATCCCTTATAATTCGGAAGAGGCGGTGGAATTGGCCGGAAAGGTCATGAAATTCATCACCGAAACCGGCCGCGCCGAATCGATTGAGCTGGCCAAGACACGCGGACCGTTCCCGCTCTTTAACGAAAGCATCTTTGCCGGCGGCCCGCCGCTTCGCAACGCCACCATCACCACCATCGCCCCGACTGGTACCCTTTCGATCATCGCGGGATGTTCTTCCGGGGTGGAGCCGGTATTCGCTTATGTTTTCATCCGCAACGTTATGGACGGCACCGAAATGATCGAAGTCAACCCGGTGCTTCGGGAGATGCTGGAAGAACGCGGACTCTACAGCGACGAACTGATGAAAAAGATTGCGGCGGAAGGTACGCTCGCGCATATTGAAGAAATCCCGGAGGATATCAAACGGGTATTCGTTTCGTCGCACGATGTCAGCCCGCTTTATCATGTCAAGATGCAGGCCGCGTTCCAGAAATATACCGACAACGCGGTCTCCAAAACGGTCAACTTCAAGCATGACGCGACGGTCGAGGATGTGCAGGAGGTCTATATGCTGGCCTATGAGCTCGACTGCAAGGGCGTGACCATCTACCGTGACGGCAGCCGTGACAGCCAGGTGTTGAATATCGGGTCGGTTAAGAAGGAAGGGGAAACCCCAGTTGAAACGGACCCGGAAGGCTACCCCACCAATATCCGTCCGCGTCCGCGTCCGGAGATCACCTGTGGGCTGACCGAACGGATGAAGATTGGGTGCGGCAATCTTTATGTGACGGTCAACTATGATGAAACCGGCATTTGTGAAGTATTTACCTCGACCGGCAAGGCGGGCGGCTGTCCGAGCCAATCGGAAGCGACCGCGCGGCTTGTTTCGATCGCGCTGCGGTCGGGCATCTCGATTGATGAAATCCTCGACCAGCTGCGCGGCATCCGCTGCCCGTCGACCATCCGGCATACGGGGATGAAATGCACCTCCTGTCCGGATGCGATCGCCCGCGTGATCAAAAAGACAGCGGACATGATCGCGGCGCAAAAGCCGGCTTCGAGTGCAATTCTGGAACCGAAGAAGGCTCCGGAACAGCCGGTCATTGTGACCAAGCATTCCAAATTTTGTCCGGACTGCGGCAGTGAGCTGGAACACGAAGGCGGCTGCGTAAGCTGTAGATCCTGTGGATATTCGAAGTGCAACTAA
- a CDS encoding DNA polymerase III subunit, which produces MKTLLYHNQKATGTLANLSAGGRLPHALLVEGPEGSGKKTLARLFAELSLCEEAEKPCGICPHCFKVQKGIHPDVRYYTVPEGKKEFPIDLVREIRQDAYIAPNEGPCKVYVIDKAHAMNTAAQNALLKIIEEPPAFVRFVLLCENRSRMLPTILSRVLPLELEIPTVEECEQALAALSPETDETQRRAAAAGAGGNIGRALSLIGSAKPSKAAADTRSLCEALLFGERYKALQILAAYDRDREGLLQLFTLLREAFAQYAVERYRPEGNPDMRVVNRLTPMQALGAAQAVETAARRANQNVSIALLSACMVEQIKATLR; this is translated from the coding sequence TTGAAAACATTACTCTATCATAATCAGAAAGCTACCGGTACGCTCGCCAACCTCAGTGCTGGCGGGCGTTTGCCGCATGCGTTGTTGGTCGAAGGCCCCGAGGGTTCCGGTAAAAAGACGCTGGCCCGCCTTTTTGCGGAGCTTTCGCTCTGCGAGGAGGCGGAAAAGCCCTGTGGGATCTGTCCGCACTGTTTCAAAGTGCAAAAGGGGATCCATCCGGACGTGCGGTATTACACTGTGCCGGAAGGGAAGAAGGAATTTCCCATCGACCTGGTGCGCGAGATCCGGCAGGACGCCTACATTGCGCCGAATGAAGGTCCGTGCAAGGTTTATGTCATCGATAAGGCCCATGCGATGAATACGGCGGCGCAGAACGCGCTGCTCAAGATCATCGAGGAGCCGCCCGCCTTTGTGCGGTTTGTGCTGCTCTGCGAAAACCGATCCCGCATGCTGCCCACCATCCTCTCACGGGTTTTGCCGCTGGAGCTGGAGATTCCCACCGTGGAAGAGTGTGAGCAGGCGCTGGCCGCGCTTTCTCCCGAAACGGACGAAACCCAGCGCCGCGCGGCCGCCGCGGGTGCCGGCGGAAACATTGGGCGGGCGCTTTCGCTCATCGGGTCGGCCAAGCCTTCCAAAGCGGCCGCGGATACCCGCTCGCTCTGTGAGGCGCTGCTTTTTGGCGAACGGTATAAGGCGCTGCAGATCCTGGCCGCTTACGACCGGGACCGCGAGGGGCTTTTACAGCTTTTTACCCTGCTGCGTGAGGCGTTCGCCCAGTATGCGGTCGAACGGTACCGCCCGGAGGGGAACCCGGACATGCGGGTGGTGAACCGGCTGACGCCGATGCAGGCGCTCGGCGCGGCCCAGGCGGTTGAAACGGCCGCGCGGCGCGCCAACCAGAATGTGAGCATCGCGCTTTTATCGGCGTGTATGGTGGAACAGATCAAAGCTACACTCAGATAG
- the rsmI gene encoding 16S rRNA (cytidine(1402)-2'-O)-methyltransferase: MSRLYVVGTPIGNLGDLSPRAVKTLNECDFIAAEDTRVTLKLLNHFGIKKPMVSYYEHNLRERGQMIVGRILAGESCCVVTDAGMPCISDPGEDLVKLCAEAGIATVVVPGPSAAISALAVSGLATSRFAFEGFLSVKRASRFSHLEAVRDDTRTLIFYEAPHKLLSTLQDMLSVLGDRRVTLARELTKIHEEIRRTTLLQAVEYYTVNNPKGEFVLVLEGAQPKTEEVPELPEAVGMVRALTDGGMSLSDAAREVARQTGYKKGVLYKEALQEALKET, encoded by the coding sequence GTGAGCAGGTTATATGTGGTGGGCACGCCGATCGGCAACCTGGGGGATCTGTCGCCGCGCGCGGTAAAGACACTTAACGAATGCGATTTTATTGCGGCGGAGGACACCCGCGTCACCCTCAAGCTTTTAAACCATTTCGGCATCAAAAAGCCGATGGTCAGCTACTATGAGCACAATCTGCGCGAACGCGGGCAGATGATTGTCGGCCGGATTCTGGCGGGCGAAAGCTGCTGTGTTGTGACCGACGCGGGCATGCCGTGTATCTCCGACCCGGGCGAGGACCTGGTGAAGCTCTGTGCCGAAGCGGGGATTGCCACCGTCGTGGTCCCGGGTCCGAGCGCCGCTATTTCCGCGCTGGCCGTGTCCGGTCTTGCGACTTCCCGGTTTGCGTTCGAAGGATTTTTAAGCGTCAAGCGCGCCAGTCGTTTTTCCCATCTCGAAGCGGTGCGGGACGACACGCGCACACTTATCTTCTATGAAGCGCCGCATAAGCTGCTGAGCACCCTGCAGGACATGCTTTCTGTGCTGGGTGACCGCAGGGTCACGCTTGCGCGGGAACTGACAAAGATCCACGAGGAAATTCGCCGCACAACGCTGCTGCAGGCGGTGGAATATTATACCGTAAACAACCCCAAAGGAGAATTTGTGCTGGTGCTGGAAGGCGCGCAGCCCAAAACGGAGGAAGTGCCGGAATTGCCGGAGGCGGTTGGAATGGTGCGGGCGCTCACCGATGGCGGGATGTCCCTTTCGGACGCGGCCAGGGAGGTTGCCCGGCAAACCGGTTATAAAAAGGGTGTGCTCTATAAAGAGGCATTGCAGGAAGCGCTGAAGGAAACCTGA
- a CDS encoding aminotransferase class I/II-fold pyridoxal phosphate-dependent enzyme, which translates to MRQAGKTPLHDAVEAYLQKDMARFHMPGHKGRGTGEFAEILPWDITEVEGADSLFHADGPILELERQFAEVYGAYRTLVSAGGATLCIQTMLALACGNGGKVIMSRNIHRAAINTAALLDLSPVWIYPENDAGEWFLGRYTPASVAAAIETNPDAKAVYITSPDYFGVMSDLAGIAAVCREHGVPLLVDNAHGAHLRFLPEKYGKPHPIDCGAALCCDSLHKTMPAMTGAALLHIGDGQFAADAKRMMSLFGSTSPSYPMMLSCEIALQYARGGAREGFARTARQMDRLRGLSLAHGFALPQGLSDPAKLSLGFGPLGMDRETFGAHLRGFGVEPEYVSGTACVLMANAYNRESDYERLARAIGALSPGAALPRPQSAMPLRAAVFSTQEIVLVENAIGRIAAGEVSPCPPGIPVVMGGERIDEEAAAALKAYGITAVCVVKD; encoded by the coding sequence ATGAGGCAGGCGGGCAAAACACCGCTTCATGACGCGGTGGAAGCATATCTCCAAAAGGACATGGCCCGGTTCCATATGCCGGGGCATAAGGGCCGTGGGACAGGGGAATTCGCAGAAATCCTGCCGTGGGACATCACCGAAGTGGAGGGGGCGGACAGCCTTTTTCACGCGGATGGGCCGATTTTGGAGTTGGAGCGGCAGTTCGCGGAGGTTTACGGCGCGTATCGGACGCTCGTTTCGGCGGGTGGGGCGACGCTGTGCATCCAAACAATGCTGGCGCTCGCATGCGGCAATGGCGGCAAGGTGATCATGAGCCGCAACATCCACCGGGCCGCGATCAACACGGCAGCGCTGCTCGATCTTTCGCCGGTGTGGATCTATCCGGAAAACGACGCGGGGGAATGGTTCCTTGGGCGGTATACACCCGCCTCGGTCGCGGCGGCGATCGAGACGAACCCGGATGCAAAAGCGGTCTACATCACCTCGCCCGACTACTTTGGGGTGATGAGCGACCTTGCCGGGATCGCCGCGGTCTGCCGGGAACATGGCGTGCCGCTGCTGGTTGACAACGCGCACGGCGCGCACCTCCGGTTTCTCCCGGAGAAATACGGGAAGCCGCATCCGATCGACTGCGGCGCGGCGCTCTGCTGCGACAGCCTACATAAGACGATGCCCGCCATGACCGGCGCGGCGCTTTTACATATTGGAGACGGGCAGTTCGCGGCGGATGCGAAACGGATGATGTCGCTGTTTGGCTCGACCAGCCCAAGCTATCCGATGATGCTTTCCTGTGAGATTGCGCTCCAGTATGCGCGCGGCGGCGCCCGGGAGGGCTTTGCCCGCACCGCCCGGCAGATGGACCGGCTGCGGGGACTTTCCCTTGCGCATGGCTTCGCGCTGCCGCAGGGGCTTTCCGATCCGGCAAAGCTTTCGCTCGGCTTTGGGCCGCTTGGGATGGATAGGGAAACATTTGGCGCGCACCTGCGCGGTTTCGGCGTTGAGCCGGAATACGTGAGCGGTACCGCCTGTGTGCTGATGGCCAACGCCTATAACCGCGAAAGCGACTACGAACGGCTCGCGCGGGCAATCGGGGCGCTCTCGCCAGGCGCCGCGCTCCCGCGCCCCCAGTCGGCAATGCCGTTGCGCGCCGCGGTTTTTTCCACACAGGAAATTGTTTTGGTGGAAAACGCGATTGGACGGATCGCGGCCGGAGAAGTTTCCCCCTGCCCGCCGGGCATCCCGGTTGTGATGGGCGGCGAAAGGATTGACGAGGAGGCCGCCGCCGCGCTCAAGGCTTATGGAATTACAGCGGTATGCGTTGTAAAAGATTAA
- a CDS encoding cyclic-di-AMP receptor, with the protein MKLIFAIVSNDDSAKVSKELTKNKFSVTKLATTGGFLMAGNTTFIIGIDDDKVDEVISIIGKHSKKRTQMVPSSASYGVGMYTSFPVEVQVGGATIFVTNVERFEKL; encoded by the coding sequence ATGAAACTGATCTTTGCGATTGTGTCCAATGACGACAGCGCCAAGGTTTCCAAGGAGCTGACCAAAAACAAGTTTTCGGTAACCAAGCTGGCGACGACCGGCGGGTTCCTCATGGCGGGGAACACCACCTTCATCATCGGAATCGACGACGATAAGGTCGACGAGGTCATTTCGATCATTGGCAAGCATTCCAAAAAGCGCACCCAGATGGTGCCGTCCTCCGCGTCTTACGGCGTGGGCATGTACACCTCCTTCCCGGTGGAAGTGCAGGTCGGCGGCGCGACGATCTTTGTAACCAACGTGGAGAGATTTGAGAAACTTTGA
- a CDS encoding epoxyqueuosine reductase: MAELEQIVRDAGIDQWGVCAFADALPLLEVRAKARIPENAKSIIVFLFGYYTNSYELRNISRYAIVDDYHTVIRGILENLAKNINKKYINNIFIPFVDASPLVEVRAAYLSGLGDVGRNGQLLNPVYGSYCFIGEIVTDLVLPPGQPQSKKMCVNCGQCLAACPTGALSEDGFDKTKCRSFLTQKKGALSEWERGQIQAGGFVWGCDRCTDACPVNRQAAKSRVEAFYRDNQPVLGYDTIGKLCETKAYGWRGEKVLRRNLDIISGKDVV, encoded by the coding sequence ATGGCGGAACTTGAACAAATTGTCCGCGATGCCGGGATTGATCAGTGGGGCGTGTGCGCCTTTGCCGATGCGCTCCCGCTGTTGGAAGTCCGCGCAAAGGCCCGTATCCCGGAAAATGCGAAATCAATAATTGTATTTTTATTTGGATATTATACAAATAGTTATGAATTGCGCAACATCTCCCGATATGCAATCGTAGACGATTATCACACCGTAATTCGGGGAATTTTGGAAAATTTGGCGAAAAACATAAACAAAAAGTATATAAATAATATATTTATACCATTTGTGGACGCTTCGCCGCTTGTGGAGGTGCGCGCCGCATATCTTTCCGGCCTTGGCGACGTGGGCCGAAATGGACAGCTGCTCAACCCCGTCTATGGGAGCTATTGTTTCATCGGGGAGATCGTCACCGACCTTGTTTTGCCGCCCGGCCAGCCGCAAAGCAAAAAAATGTGCGTCAATTGCGGACAGTGCCTTGCTGCCTGCCCGACCGGCGCACTCTCGGAAGACGGCTTTGACAAGACGAAATGCCGTTCCTTTCTCACGCAGAAAAAAGGCGCGCTGAGCGAATGGGAACGCGGACAGATCCAAGCGGGCGGATTCGTTTGGGGCTGTGACAGGTGCACCGATGCTTGCCCGGTCAACCGGCAGGCTGCCAAGAGCAGAGTCGAAGCCTTTTACCGGGATAACCAGCCGGTGCTCGGGTATGATACAATTGGAAAACTCTGTGAGACGAAAGCTTATGGCTGGCGTGGAGAAAAAGTGCTGCGCCGCAATCTGGATATCATTTCCGGCAAGGATGTGGTATAA
- a CDS encoding PSP1 domain-containing protein translates to MAEIIGVRFKSVGKVYYFDPGPLQVEKGAKVIVETARGVECGEVAMANRQVSDTAIVKPLKKVMRLANEEDLKKVSDNAAREKQAFSVCNEKIAKHKLNMKLVDVEFTFDNNKILFYFTADGRVDFRELVKDLASVFRTRIELRQIGVRDEAKMLGGLGICGRPFCCSSFLGEFQPVSIKMAKEQGLSLNPTKISGTCGRLMCCLKYEQEAYEDLLRTTPKAGSWVRTKEGRGVVTEVNLLTGMLKVAPEKDQAAAKYIHKSEVRLIRNNNQGGGEPASDDGEK, encoded by the coding sequence ATGGCGGAAATTATCGGTGTCAGATTTAAAAGCGTGGGCAAGGTTTATTATTTTGATCCCGGCCCGCTCCAGGTGGAGAAGGGTGCGAAGGTGATTGTTGAGACAGCCCGCGGCGTGGAATGCGGCGAGGTTGCGATGGCAAACCGACAGGTGAGCGACACAGCGATTGTCAAGCCGCTCAAGAAGGTGATGCGCCTTGCAAACGAGGAGGACCTCAAAAAGGTGTCGGACAACGCGGCGCGGGAAAAACAGGCCTTTTCGGTCTGCAATGAGAAGATCGCCAAGCATAAGCTCAATATGAAACTGGTGGATGTGGAATTCACCTTTGATAATAACAAGATCCTGTTTTACTTCACAGCCGACGGACGGGTTGACTTCCGCGAGCTGGTCAAGGATCTGGCGTCGGTGTTCCGCACCCGCATCGAGCTGAGGCAGATCGGCGTGCGCGACGAAGCGAAGATGCTGGGGGGGCTCGGCATCTGCGGCCGTCCATTCTGCTGTTCTTCCTTCCTGGGGGAGTTCCAGCCGGTCTCGATCAAGATGGCCAAGGAACAGGGGCTTTCGCTCAACCCGACCAAGATTTCAGGCACCTGCGGCCGGCTGATGTGCTGCCTCAAATATGAGCAGGAAGCTTATGAGGACCTTCTGCGCACCACGCCGAAGGCGGGTTCCTGGGTGCGTACCAAGGAGGGCCGCGGCGTCGTGACCGAGGTGAACCTGCTGACCGGTATGCTCAAGGTCGCGCCGGAGAAGGATCAGGCCGCGGCCAAGTACATCCATAAGAGCGAAGTGCGTCTCATCCGAAACAATAACCAGGGCGGCGGGGAACCGGCCTCGGACGATGGCGAAAAATAA
- a CDS encoding DUF6809 family protein, protein MFMPTALEEFFLSELKTFATYEEASEAHEILARFQQAQDLLAHTLTEQQMRLLLDLRDVHDELIDRASARAFVRGVRFKSIRSSLVLEL, encoded by the coding sequence ATGTTTATGCCAACCGCCCTTGAAGAATTCTTCCTTTCTGAACTCAAAACCTTCGCCACCTACGAGGAAGCCTCCGAAGCGCATGAAATCCTCGCCCGCTTCCAGCAGGCCCAGGATCTCCTCGCCCATACCCTCACCGAACAGCAAATGCGTCTCCTGCTCGATCTGCGCGACGTGCACGACGAACTCATCGACCGCGCCTCCGCCCGTGCCTTTGTCCGCGGCGTCCGTTTCAAATCTATCCGCTCTTCCCTCGTCCTCGAGCTTTAA
- a CDS encoding lipid II:glycine glycyltransferase FemX, protein MEIITPDQYGEYEAFVSNHPQGCFTQSVNWQKVKNNWGFEAVVSRGGAGEIVGAMSVLIQKIPLIGTSFLYAPRGPVCDLHDQAVLADLKAGVDALAKKYNAHTFKMDPDVLMSDAQFLKLAKGMGFTQSYGPDGFEGIQARFNYRLYLNERTEEEVFAALTQKTRYNCRVAMKHGVEIRVVGQEYLDDFVRIMQTTGERDGFNVRPKAYFARMLDALGEHVRMYMAFYQDQPISGAITTNYAGKTCYVYGASDNVYRNVMPNYLIQWEMIKWAIETGCAVYDFQGVSGNMDENGHMYGLYRFKRGFNGTLDELAGEFDYVYQPLKAKMVDKAIALNGTIGAVKRKLKKS, encoded by the coding sequence TTGGAAATTATTACGCCCGATCAATATGGAGAATATGAGGCATTTGTCTCAAACCATCCGCAGGGATGCTTTACGCAGAGCGTCAACTGGCAGAAGGTAAAAAATAACTGGGGCTTCGAAGCGGTTGTTTCGCGCGGCGGTGCGGGCGAAATCGTCGGCGCCATGTCGGTGCTGATCCAAAAGATCCCGCTGATCGGCACCTCGTTTTTGTATGCGCCGCGCGGCCCGGTCTGCGACCTGCACGACCAGGCCGTGCTCGCCGACCTCAAGGCCGGCGTCGACGCGCTCGCTAAAAAATACAACGCCCATACCTTCAAAATGGACCCGGATGTTCTGATGAGCGACGCGCAGTTTTTAAAACTCGCAAAAGGTATGGGCTTTACCCAAAGCTACGGCCCCGATGGATTTGAAGGCATTCAGGCCCGATTCAATTACCGGCTTTACCTGAACGAACGCACCGAGGAGGAAGTTTTCGCGGCGCTCACCCAAAAGACCCGTTACAACTGCCGCGTGGCAATGAAGCACGGTGTGGAAATACGGGTGGTGGGACAGGAATATCTGGACGATTTTGTGCGGATCATGCAGACTACCGGCGAGCGCGACGGCTTCAACGTCCGTCCGAAGGCCTATTTTGCCCGGATGCTCGACGCGCTTGGCGAGCATGTGCGGATGTATATGGCCTTTTATCAGGACCAGCCGATTTCCGGCGCGATCACCACCAACTATGCGGGCAAGACCTGCTATGTCTATGGAGCGTCGGATAATGTCTACCGCAATGTGATGCCAAATTACCTCATCCAGTGGGAGATGATCAAATGGGCGATCGAAACTGGATGCGCGGTTTACGACTTCCAGGGCGTTTCCGGCAATATGGATGAAAATGGGCATATGTACGGCCTTTACCGCTTTAAGCGCGGGTTTAACGGCACGCTTGACGAGCTGGCCGGAGAATTTGACTATGTCTACCAGCCGCTCAAAGCGAAGATGGTGGACAAAGCGATTGCCCTCAACGGGACGATCGGCGCGGTGAAGCGCAAACTGAAAAAATCATGA
- a CDS encoding helix-turn-helix domain-containing protein, which produces MKNLKKIRVLRDLTQIQLQMETGINQSILSKYETGEYTPTTENLLTLAAFYKTSVDFLLDLTDEEKPYPRKKRTDGGT; this is translated from the coding sequence ATGAAGAACCTGAAGAAAATTCGTGTCCTGCGGGATTTGACGCAAATACAGTTGCAAATGGAAACCGGTATTAATCAGAGTATCCTTTCCAAGTATGAGACAGGGGAGTACACGCCCACAACTGAAAACCTGCTAACCTTGGCGGCATTTTACAAGACAAGCGTGGACTTCCTTTTGGATCTTACGGACGAGGAAAAACCCTATCCAAGAAAGAAGAGAACCGATGGCGGAACTTGA
- a CDS encoding tRNA1(Val) (adenine(37)-N6)-methyltransferase: MLLFKDTFEPLGERIKLCVTPQHKFGTDAFLLSDFAAPRRKDLACDLGAGCGIVGALWFRDEKTAPRKVCAVEVQEQAVAQMQRSVAVGGLPADRFFPVRADLRDLSGVLDAGMFDLVTCNPPYKTAGTGILSESESDRIARHETLCEIGDICAAAARLLRFGGRLCLCHRPERLVDVACAMRKAGIEPKRLRMVHQRPGCAPWLLLIEGKRGAKPFLQVEAPLIIEGPGGFSQEVLRIYQKEANL; the protein is encoded by the coding sequence ATGCTTTTGTTCAAGGACACCTTTGAGCCGCTTGGGGAGCGGATAAAGCTGTGCGTTACGCCGCAGCATAAATTCGGGACCGATGCGTTTCTGCTTTCGGATTTCGCCGCGCCGCGCAGAAAGGATCTGGCCTGCGATCTCGGCGCGGGCTGCGGGATTGTGGGAGCCTTGTGGTTCCGGGACGAAAAAACCGCCCCGCGGAAGGTCTGCGCGGTGGAGGTGCAGGAGCAGGCGGTTGCGCAGATGCAAAGAAGTGTCGCTGTGGGGGGGCTTCCGGCGGACCGTTTTTTTCCGGTACGTGCCGACTTGCGTGATCTTTCCGGCGTGCTGGACGCCGGTATGTTCGACCTGGTCACCTGCAACCCGCCGTACAAAACCGCTGGGACCGGAATTTTGAGCGAAAGCGAAAGCGACCGGATCGCGCGGCACGAAACCCTCTGTGAAATTGGGGATATCTGCGCCGCTGCGGCAAGGCTTCTGCGCTTTGGAGGACGGCTCTGCCTCTGCCACCGGCCGGAGCGGCTGGTGGACGTGGCCTGCGCGATGCGAAAGGCTGGGATTGAGCCGAAGCGGCTGCGGATGGTGCACCAGCGGCCGGGATGCGCGCCATGGCTGCTGCTCATCGAGGGAAAGCGCGGCGCCAAGCCGTTTTTGCAGGTGGAAGCGCCGCTTATAATTGAGGGACCGGGCGGCTTTTCCCAAGAAGTCCTGCGCATCTATCAAAAGGAGGCGAACCTGTGA
- a CDS encoding DUF4234 domain-containing protein, translating into MYIQNKSIPMVIILSIVTCGIYYLIWMYQTSEEVNNTLGDTRDGPGLEVLLTIVTCGIYGLYWLYKYNQKLVRLGNNMGVSMSDNSIICLVLAIFGLTVVALGIMQSQINELADKGAGGPSNPNGYYTQGAPKAPEEPTPPDAPSAE; encoded by the coding sequence ATGTACATACAAAACAAAAGCATCCCCATGGTTATCATCCTGTCGATTGTCACCTGCGGCATCTATTATCTGATTTGGATGTATCAGACCTCGGAAGAAGTCAACAACACGCTTGGAGATACCAGAGACGGCCCTGGACTGGAAGTTCTGCTTACGATTGTAACTTGCGGCATTTATGGGCTTTATTGGCTCTATAAATATAATCAGAAGTTGGTGCGGCTTGGAAACAATATGGGCGTCTCCATGAGCGATAACAGTATCATCTGTCTGGTGCTGGCAATCTTTGGCCTCACGGTCGTTGCGCTTGGTATCATGCAGTCGCAAATCAATGAACTTGCGGATAAGGGCGCGGGCGGCCCTTCGAATCCGAATGGCTATTACACACAGGGCGCGCCAAAGGCACCGGAAGAGCCAACTCCGCCGGATGCCCCGTCGGCAGAATAA
- a CDS encoding DUF362 domain-containing protein, whose product MAYVIHDDCISCGNCKETCPVGAISEGDGKYEIDAGTCIECGACAADCPVEAIKPE is encoded by the coding sequence ATGGCATATGTAATTCATGACGATTGCATCTCTTGCGGTAACTGCAAGGAGACCTGCCCGGTTGGCGCGATTTCCGAGGGCGATGGAAAATACGAGATCGACGCCGGTACCTGCATTGAATGCGGCGCCTGCGCGGCGGATTGCCCGGTCGAAGCCATTAAGCCGGAATAA